The Collimonas fungivorans Ter331 genome has a segment encoding these proteins:
- a CDS encoding flavodoxin family protein, translating to MTEPRKGQAPAVLKRDEFHFEFRRSFIDPTFAAVEADIARVEQVAWENYINGNKSPVTAKAGPEFEDPDYDLSTEWKATRDSLLAAETVQKNPATKSRVLLICGSARNDGSCPGEMSKTYRMVKLAAATLAASDVEVDLLDLSLLTSGYDQHIYPCKGCVSTAMPLCHWPCSCYPNHGQRQTNDWMAEIYEKWVAAHAVIIMTPVYWYQTPGVLKLMIDRLVCADGGNPDPSSTHGKDAEKAKQLELQGWPYPKHLAGRAYGLVVHGDVAGVEGVRRGLSDWLDWMGLVDAGALSRLDRFVGYYESYAESHLALDKDLALQQEVRNVASAVVNAVAEIRAGNFEPPDAELHRPRPK from the coding sequence GTGACTGAGCCACGCAAAGGGCAAGCGCCAGCGGTATTGAAAAGAGATGAATTCCACTTCGAATTCCGACGCTCTTTTATCGACCCCACGTTTGCCGCGGTCGAAGCCGATATCGCCAGGGTGGAGCAGGTCGCCTGGGAAAACTACATCAACGGCAACAAGTCTCCCGTCACGGCAAAAGCCGGGCCGGAATTCGAGGACCCCGATTACGATCTGTCGACTGAATGGAAAGCTACCCGCGACAGCTTGCTTGCGGCGGAAACGGTCCAGAAAAATCCCGCCACCAAGTCCAGGGTCTTGCTGATCTGCGGCTCCGCCCGCAATGACGGCAGCTGTCCCGGCGAAATGTCCAAGACTTACCGCATGGTCAAGCTTGCTGCGGCAACGCTGGCGGCCAGCGATGTGGAAGTCGATTTGCTGGACCTGAGCCTGCTTACCTCAGGCTACGACCAGCACATCTATCCCTGCAAGGGCTGCGTCTCCACCGCGATGCCGTTATGCCACTGGCCGTGCAGTTGCTACCCGAACCACGGCCAGCGCCAGACCAACGACTGGATGGCGGAAATTTACGAGAAATGGGTCGCTGCGCACGCTGTCATCATCATGACGCCGGTCTACTGGTACCAGACGCCCGGAGTGTTGAAACTGATGATAGATCGGCTGGTGTGCGCCGACGGCGGCAATCCCGATCCGTCCAGCACCCATGGCAAGGATGCGGAAAAAGCCAAACAGCTGGAGTTGCAAGGATGGCCCTATCCCAAGCACCTGGCCGGCCGCGCCTACGGCCTGGTGGTGCATGGCGATGTCGCCGGCGTCGAAGGGGTGCGCAGGGGGCTGTCGGACTGGCTCGACTGGATGGGGCTGGTCGATGCCGGCGCCTTGTCGCGGCTGGACCGCTTCGTCGGTTATTACGAGTCGTATGCGGAGAGCCATCTCGCGCTGGACAAGGACCTGGCGCTGCAGCAGGAAGTGCGCAATGTCGCCAGCGCCGTGGTCAATGCCGTGGCCGAGATCCGCGCCGGGAATTTTGAGCCGCCGGATGCCGAGCTGCATCGGCCGCGGCCTAAATAG
- a CDS encoding SDR family NAD(P)-dependent oxidoreductase → MLEFSGKVAIVTGAGSGLGEAIATILYQGGASVVLADIDQQRCIDVAGRLDPEGAHTLPLQTDVSDHRAVEAMVAATMARFDGLHLAVNNAGITGPRETPTAEYDIETWQRVIATDLGGVFFCMKYQIPALLASGGGAIVNMSSAAGIVAVAGEAPYVAAKHGIIGLSKSVALEYAGRNIRVNAVGPGFIDTPEIRKLPQEEHDALAALHPMGRLGQAEEVGQLVAYLLSEQASFITGSFHSIDGGYTAR, encoded by the coding sequence ATGCTTGAATTTTCAGGGAAAGTGGCCATCGTGACCGGCGCCGGTTCCGGCCTGGGCGAGGCCATCGCCACCATTCTGTACCAGGGCGGCGCCAGCGTCGTCCTCGCCGATATCGATCAGCAGCGCTGCATCGATGTAGCCGGCCGGCTGGACCCCGAAGGCGCGCATACCTTGCCGCTGCAGACCGATGTTTCCGATCATCGCGCGGTGGAAGCGATGGTGGCGGCGACCATGGCGCGCTTCGACGGCCTGCACCTGGCGGTCAACAACGCCGGCATTACCGGACCGCGCGAGACGCCCACGGCCGAATATGACATCGAGACCTGGCAACGGGTGATTGCGACCGATCTCGGCGGCGTGTTTTTTTGCATGAAATACCAGATCCCGGCGCTGCTGGCGAGCGGCGGCGGCGCCATTGTCAACATGTCGTCGGCGGCCGGGATTGTCGCGGTGGCCGGCGAGGCGCCGTATGTGGCGGCCAAACACGGCATCATCGGATTAAGCAAAAGCGTGGCGCTGGAATATGCCGGCCGCAATATCAGGGTTAACGCGGTCGGCCCTGGCTTCATCGACACGCCCGAGATCAGGAAGCTGCCGCAAGAAGAACATGATGCGCTGGCGGCGCTGCATCCGATGGGCCGCCTGGGGCAGGCCGAGGAAGTCGGGCAGCTGGTCGCTTATCTGCTGTCCGAACAGGCTTCCTTCATTACCGGCAGCTTCCATTCGATAGACGGCGGTTACACCGCGCGCTGA
- a CDS encoding outer membrane protein assembly factor BamD, which produces MQKRLLKLAAVAFALSLSACGLLPDKVDETANWSAPRLYSEAKDEMNSGGYDKAIKYFEKLESRYPFGTYAQQAQMDIAYAHYRQGEQPEALAAIDRFIKLHPNHPNVDYMYYLRGLVNFNDKISIFDFLSSEDATERDPKAARDAFDAFKQVVVRFPDSTYAPDSLARMKYLVNALAQYDVHVASYYYRRGAYVAAADRAQSAIQQYRDAPAVEEALHIMVQSYEALGLPQLRDDAERVLKKTYPNSKYVGGTGTDSNKVVKAPWWKFW; this is translated from the coding sequence ATGCAAAAAAGACTCTTAAAACTAGCTGCCGTCGCATTCGCTCTATCCTTATCTGCGTGTGGCTTATTGCCAGACAAAGTCGATGAAACCGCAAACTGGTCCGCCCCCCGATTATACTCGGAGGCCAAGGATGAAATGAACAGCGGCGGCTACGATAAGGCAATTAAGTACTTTGAAAAGCTGGAATCGCGTTATCCGTTCGGCACTTACGCGCAACAGGCGCAGATGGATATCGCTTATGCCCATTACCGGCAAGGCGAGCAGCCCGAGGCGCTGGCGGCGATCGACCGCTTCATCAAGCTGCATCCGAACCACCCTAACGTAGACTACATGTACTACCTGCGCGGCCTGGTCAACTTCAACGACAAGATCAGCATTTTCGATTTCCTGTCGAGCGAAGACGCTACCGAGCGCGACCCGAAAGCGGCGCGCGATGCATTCGACGCCTTCAAGCAAGTGGTAGTCCGCTTCCCGGACAGCACCTACGCCCCGGATTCGCTGGCGCGCATGAAATACCTGGTGAATGCGCTGGCGCAGTATGACGTCCACGTCGCCAGCTACTACTACCGCCGCGGCGCGTATGTAGCCGCAGCCGACCGTGCGCAAAGCGCCATCCAGCAATATCGCGATGCGCCTGCGGTGGAAGAAGCGCTGCATATCATGGTGCAGTCGTATGAAGCCCTGGGCCTCCCGCAATTGCGCGATGACGCTGAGCGTGTGCTGAAAAAGACCTACCCGAACAGCAAGTATGTCGGCGGCACCGGCACCGACAGCAACAAGGTCGTCAAAGCGCCTTGGTGGAAATTCTGGTAA
- a CDS encoding RluA family pseudouridine synthase → MGLQVMSFTKPNLAESLPDADLEADIDYVDDGVDDGDAATASAPIVLQLTPDVCGTRLDKVVSTLVPQYSRSRIQQWIEAGHVTVDGKPGTTKMTTYGDETVVVLPQPAPDEKAFTPEDMALDVVYEDAAIIVINKPAGLVVHPAAGNWSGTLLNGLLFRWPALAGVPRAGIVHRLDKDTSGLMVVAKTLEAQTDLVRQLQARTVKRQYLALVWGTPQLNGTVDSPMARHPRDRIKMAVSESLIAKPAITHYQRLATGLLERRPVSLMSCRLETGRTHQIRVHMQSLGFSLVGDALYGKQHLMPAFPRQALQASRLGLIHPSSGKACEWYAPLPEDFAALLVRAGMSVPE, encoded by the coding sequence ATGGGACTTCAAGTGATGTCATTTACCAAGCCAAATTTGGCTGAAAGTCTGCCTGACGCTGATTTAGAGGCCGATATCGACTACGTCGATGACGGCGTCGACGATGGCGACGCGGCTACCGCCAGCGCGCCGATAGTACTGCAATTGACTCCGGATGTCTGCGGTACGCGTCTGGATAAAGTGGTTTCGACCCTGGTGCCGCAATATTCGCGCAGCCGCATCCAGCAGTGGATAGAAGCCGGCCACGTCACCGTCGACGGCAAGCCGGGCACCACCAAAATGACCACCTACGGCGATGAAACCGTGGTGGTGCTGCCGCAGCCGGCGCCCGATGAAAAGGCGTTCACGCCGGAAGACATGGCGCTGGACGTGGTCTACGAAGATGCGGCAATCATTGTCATCAACAAGCCGGCCGGGCTGGTGGTGCATCCGGCCGCCGGCAACTGGTCGGGCACCCTGCTCAACGGCCTGCTGTTTCGCTGGCCGGCATTGGCCGGGGTGCCGCGCGCCGGCATCGTGCATCGCCTGGACAAGGATACCAGCGGCCTGATGGTGGTCGCCAAGACGCTCGAAGCGCAGACCGATCTGGTGCGCCAGCTGCAGGCCCGCACCGTCAAGCGCCAGTACCTGGCGCTGGTGTGGGGCACGCCGCAGCTGAACGGCACCGTCGACAGCCCGATGGCGCGCCATCCGCGCGACCGCATCAAGATGGCGGTATCGGAAAGCCTGATCGCCAAGCCGGCCATCACCCACTACCAGCGGCTGGCGACCGGCTTGCTGGAGCGGCGTCCGGTCAGCCTCATGAGTTGTCGCCTGGAAACTGGGCGTACCCACCAGATTCGCGTCCACATGCAGTCGCTCGGCTTTTCGCTGGTGGGCGACGCCTTGTACGGCAAGCAACATCTGATGCCGGCTTTCCCGCGCCAGGCCCTGCAGGCATCGCGCCTGGGCCTGATCCATCCGAGCAGCGGCAAGGCTTGCGAATGGTATGCGCCGCTGCCTGAGGATTTCGCCGCGCTGCTGGTGCGTGCGGGCATGAGCGTGCCGGAATAA
- the pgeF gene encoding peptidoglycan editing factor PgeF: MQLIIPDWPGLPPNIGACATLRGGGASQGPYDDGNGGGGLNLGSHVGDQPAAVESNRARLDILLPASPLWLTQVHGHQVVDAGAGASAGGVEADAAIATRPGVVCAIQTADCLPVLFADVNGAVVGAAHAGWRGLQGGVLQNTVARMRAAGAGPISAWLGAAIGPERFEVGADVLAAFAEVAEAGRERLETEACFTPIAQRSGKYLADIYQLARLALRQADVQNIHGGGLCTVSDRNFYSYRRDHVTGRMASLIWLK, translated from the coding sequence ATGCAATTGATTATTCCGGACTGGCCTGGATTGCCGCCCAATATTGGCGCTTGCGCCACCCTGCGCGGCGGCGGCGCCAGCCAGGGGCCGTATGACGACGGCAACGGCGGCGGCGGCCTGAATCTCGGCAGCCACGTCGGCGACCAGCCGGCGGCGGTCGAATCCAACCGTGCGCGGCTGGATATCCTGCTGCCGGCGTCGCCGCTGTGGCTGACGCAGGTCCATGGCCATCAGGTGGTTGACGCTGGCGCCGGAGCCAGTGCCGGCGGCGTCGAAGCGGATGCTGCCATCGCCACCCGGCCAGGCGTGGTGTGTGCGATCCAGACCGCCGATTGCCTGCCGGTCTTGTTTGCCGATGTGAACGGCGCCGTGGTCGGCGCTGCGCATGCCGGCTGGCGCGGCTTGCAGGGCGGCGTGCTGCAAAATACCGTGGCCCGCATGCGCGCTGCCGGCGCTGGGCCGATTTCAGCCTGGCTGGGGGCCGCCATCGGCCCCGAAAGATTCGAGGTTGGCGCCGACGTGCTGGCGGCATTCGCCGAGGTTGCGGAAGCCGGCCGGGAAAGGCTGGAAACCGAAGCCTGCTTTACGCCGATCGCACAGCGGTCCGGTAAATATCTGGCGGACATTTATCAACTGGCGCGGCTTGCGCTGCGCCAGGCGGATGTGCAGAATATCCATGGCGGCGGATTATGTACGGTCAGCGACAGGAATTTTTACTCCTACCGCCGCGACCATGTGACTGGTCGCATGGCTTCGCTGATCTGGCTGAAATAA
- the phaC gene encoding class I poly(R)-hydroxyalkanoic acid synthase gives MNSPNITPNFSVFDPAALSQLSQQFSQAFNPQFLQQLSHIADPGMFLGFNPSAQNQSGAAGFGELGISLDPAVLEKLQAEYTQQLSALWKDMLAARIPAIADRRFSAAAWHGNPVYAFNAAAYLLNAHFLTAMVEALEAPPKIKRKIGFTVQQMIDAMAPSNFLATNPAAQQKIVETNGESLTKGIAQMIADMHKGRVSQTDESAFEVGKDVATTEGAVVFENELFQLIQYTPLTAKVYQRPLLIVPPCINKFYILDLQPQNSLVRYAVEQGHSVFLVSWRNADESLAQATWDQYVVDGAIRAIQAVQDISGQDKINTLGFCVGGTILSTALAKLAAEKNNPIASLTLLTAFLDFSDTGILDVYIDDMQIRMREQAIGQGGLMPGREFGSAFSSLRPNDLLWNYVESNYLKGEQPTPFDLLYWNADSTNLPGPMFCYYLRHMYLDNSLKDARLTVGGQKIDLGKIDAPAFIYASREDHIVPWASAYASVSLLNPKKPKQNRFVLGASGHIAGVINPPAKKKRSYWTNKAVAADADTWLAAAVEHPGSWWTEWAEFLSEHAGKQVAAPRKLGNTKYGIIEPAPGRYVKVRAE, from the coding sequence ATGAATTCGCCTAATATCACGCCTAATTTTTCCGTCTTCGATCCTGCCGCATTGTCGCAACTCTCGCAGCAGTTCAGCCAAGCATTCAATCCCCAATTCTTGCAGCAGCTCAGCCACATCGCCGACCCCGGCATGTTCCTGGGTTTCAATCCGTCGGCGCAAAACCAAAGCGGCGCGGCAGGTTTCGGCGAGCTCGGCATTTCGCTCGACCCGGCGGTGCTGGAAAAGCTGCAGGCGGAATACACGCAGCAGCTGTCTGCGCTGTGGAAGGACATGCTGGCGGCGCGCATTCCCGCCATCGCCGACCGTCGCTTCAGCGCAGCAGCCTGGCATGGCAATCCGGTGTATGCCTTCAATGCCGCGGCCTACCTGCTGAACGCCCATTTCCTGACGGCGATGGTCGAGGCGCTGGAGGCACCGCCCAAGATCAAGCGCAAGATCGGCTTCACCGTGCAGCAGATGATAGACGCCATGGCGCCGTCCAATTTCCTGGCGACCAATCCGGCGGCGCAGCAGAAAATTGTCGAAACCAATGGCGAAAGCCTGACCAAAGGCATTGCCCAGATGATCGCGGACATGCACAAGGGCCGGGTGTCGCAGACCGACGAGTCGGCGTTCGAGGTCGGCAAGGACGTGGCGACCACCGAAGGCGCCGTGGTATTCGAGAACGAGCTGTTCCAGCTGATCCAGTACACGCCGCTGACCGCCAAGGTGTACCAGCGGCCGTTGCTGATCGTGCCGCCGTGCATCAACAAGTTCTACATCCTTGACCTGCAGCCGCAGAACTCGCTGGTGCGCTACGCGGTGGAGCAGGGACATAGCGTATTCCTGGTTTCCTGGCGCAACGCCGACGAGTCGCTGGCGCAGGCCACCTGGGACCAGTACGTGGTCGACGGCGCCATCCGTGCGATCCAGGCGGTGCAAGACATATCCGGCCAGGACAAGATCAATACGCTGGGTTTCTGCGTCGGCGGCACGATCCTCTCTACCGCGCTGGCAAAGCTGGCGGCGGAAAAGAACAACCCGATCGCCAGCCTGACCCTGCTCACCGCCTTCCTCGATTTCAGCGATACCGGCATCCTCGACGTCTACATCGACGACATGCAGATCCGCATGCGGGAACAGGCCATCGGCCAGGGTGGCCTGATGCCGGGGCGTGAATTCGGCTCGGCGTTTTCCAGCTTGCGTCCCAATGACCTGCTGTGGAATTATGTCGAATCGAATTACCTCAAGGGCGAGCAGCCGACGCCTTTCGATCTGTTGTACTGGAACGCCGACAGCACCAACCTGCCGGGCCCGATGTTTTGTTATTACCTGCGCCACATGTACCTGGACAATTCGCTCAAGGATGCCAGGCTGACGGTAGGCGGACAAAAGATCGACCTCGGCAAGATCGATGCGCCGGCTTTCATCTATGCTTCGCGCGAAGACCACATCGTGCCCTGGGCTTCGGCCTATGCCTCGGTGTCCTTGCTGAATCCTAAAAAGCCGAAGCAGAACCGTTTTGTGCTGGGCGCTTCCGGCCATATCGCCGGCGTGATCAATCCGCCGGCAAAGAAGAAACGAAGTTATTGGACGAACAAGGCAGTCGCCGCCGATGCCGATACCTGGCTGGCGGCAGCGGTTGAACATCCCGGCAGCTGGTGGACCGAATGGGCGGAATTTTTATCCGAACATGCAGGAAAACAAGTGGCCGCGCCGCGCAAATTAGGAAATACTAAGTACGGCATCATCGAGCCGGCGCCGGGCCGGTATGTCAAAGTCAGGGCAGAATAA
- a CDS encoding 3-ketoacyl-ACP reductase has product MAKRIVYVTGGMGGIGTPICTRLCTDGYTVVAGCGPNSTRKDKWLADMRAKGFDIHASEGNVSNWESTKAAFEKVKAEVGEVDILINNAGITRDGQFRKMSKADWDAVIDTNLNSLFNVTKQVIDGMADRGWGRIVNISSVNGQKGQFGQTNYSTAKAGIHGFTMALAQEVATKGVTVNTVSPGYVGTDMVRSIRPDVLEKIVAGIPVKRLGEPEEIASIISWIVSEEGGYATGSDFSLNGGLHMG; this is encoded by the coding sequence ATGGCAAAGCGAATCGTTTATGTGACAGGGGGAATGGGCGGCATCGGTACCCCAATTTGTACTCGTCTTTGCACGGATGGCTACACCGTGGTTGCCGGCTGCGGGCCGAATTCCACGCGCAAGGATAAATGGCTGGCCGACATGCGCGCCAAGGGTTTCGATATCCACGCCTCGGAAGGCAATGTCTCCAACTGGGAATCGACCAAGGCGGCGTTCGAAAAGGTCAAGGCGGAAGTCGGCGAGGTCGACATCCTGATCAATAACGCGGGCATTACCCGCGACGGCCAGTTCCGCAAGATGTCCAAGGCTGACTGGGATGCTGTCATCGACACCAACCTGAATTCGCTGTTCAACGTCACCAAGCAGGTCATCGACGGCATGGCAGACCGCGGCTGGGGACGGATTGTCAATATTTCATCGGTCAACGGCCAGAAGGGGCAGTTCGGCCAGACCAACTACTCGACCGCAAAAGCCGGCATCCACGGCTTCACGATGGCGCTGGCGCAGGAAGTGGCGACCAAGGGCGTTACCGTCAATACCGTATCGCCAGGTTATGTCGGCACCGACATGGTGCGCTCGATCCGGCCGGATGTGCTGGAAAAGATCGTCGCCGGCATCCCGGTGAAACGCCTGGGCGAACCGGAAGAAATCGCTTCCATCATCTCCTGGATCGTGTCGGAAGAGGGTGGTTACGCCACCGGTTCCGACTTCTCCCTGAACGGCGGCCTGCACATGGGCTGA
- the phaR gene encoding polyhydroxyalkanoate synthesis repressor PhaR encodes MTTPKKMSERLIKKYPNRRLYDTQTSSYITLTDVKQLVLDNEEFVVLDAKTEDDLTRSILLQIILEEESNGTPMFSSAALSQIIRYYGHAMQGMMGSYLEKNIQAFIDIQNKLTENSKGFYEGKPFSPEMWAQFMNVQGPMMQGMMSNYIEQSKGLFIQMQEQMQNQTKNMFGTFPFAPPPPDKTKK; translated from the coding sequence ATGACTACACCAAAAAAAATGTCTGAACGTTTGATCAAGAAGTATCCGAATCGTCGCCTGTACGATACACAAACCAGTTCATACATTACCCTGACCGACGTCAAGCAGCTGGTGCTGGACAACGAGGAATTCGTTGTGCTGGACGCCAAGACCGAGGATGACCTGACGCGCAGCATCCTGTTGCAGATCATCCTGGAAGAAGAGTCGAACGGCACACCCATGTTTTCCAGCGCGGCGCTGTCGCAGATCATCCGCTACTACGGCCACGCCATGCAGGGGATGATGGGTTCTTACCTGGAAAAGAACATCCAGGCTTTCATCGATATCCAGAACAAGCTCACTGAAAATTCCAAGGGTTTCTACGAAGGCAAGCCCTTCAGCCCGGAAATGTGGGCGCAGTTCATGAATGTCCAGGGGCCGATGATGCAGGGCATGATGAGCAACTACATCGAGCAAAGCAAAGGCCTGTTCATCCAGATGCAGGAACAGATGCAAAACCAGACCAAGAACATGTTCGGCACTTTCCCGTTTGCACCGCCGCCGCCCGACAAGACAAAAAAATAA
- the rimO gene encoding 30S ribosomal protein S12 methylthiotransferase RimO produces MSNVISAAPAVPVAAPKVGFVSLGCPKALVDSEQILTQLRAEGYETAKSYQGADLVIVNTCGFIDAAVQESLDAIGEALSENGKVIVTGCLGAKKDADGDDIIQKIHPKVLEVTGPHAVGEVMFAVHKHLPKPHAPFFDLLPPQGVKLTPKHFAYLKISEGCNHRCSFCIIPSMRGDLVSRPIADVMLEAENLFKAGVKELLVISQDTSAYGVDVKFRMGFWNGKPVKTHMTQLVTALGELAAQYGAWVRLHYVYPYPHVDHIIPLMAEGKVLPYLDVPLQHAHPDVLKRMKRPASGEKNIERIQAWRAMCPDLTIRSTFIAGFPGETEAEFEYLLDFLKEAEIDRLGCFAYSPVEGATANALDNPVPEELREERRGRVMQLQEEISKKRLQAKVGKTMRVLIDSVDRNGGVGRSSADAPEIDGVVYVKPPYEPHKKLVVGEFVDVTITASDAHDLWAAA; encoded by the coding sequence ATGTCCAACGTCATTTCCGCAGCGCCTGCCGTACCTGTTGCCGCCCCCAAGGTCGGTTTCGTCTCCCTTGGTTGCCCCAAGGCACTAGTCGACTCCGAACAAATCCTCACCCAGTTGCGCGCGGAAGGTTATGAAACTGCCAAGTCTTATCAAGGCGCGGACCTGGTGATCGTTAACACCTGCGGTTTTATCGACGCCGCGGTGCAAGAGTCGCTGGACGCCATCGGCGAAGCCCTGAGCGAAAACGGCAAGGTCATCGTGACCGGCTGCCTGGGTGCCAAGAAAGATGCCGACGGCGACGACATCATCCAGAAGATCCACCCGAAAGTACTGGAAGTGACCGGCCCGCATGCGGTCGGCGAAGTCATGTTTGCCGTGCACAAGCATCTGCCCAAGCCGCACGCGCCGTTCTTTGACCTGCTGCCGCCGCAGGGCGTCAAGCTGACGCCCAAGCATTTCGCCTACCTGAAAATCTCGGAAGGCTGTAACCACCGTTGCAGTTTTTGCATCATCCCGTCGATGCGCGGCGACCTGGTCTCGCGCCCGATCGCCGATGTCATGCTGGAAGCGGAAAACCTGTTCAAGGCCGGCGTCAAAGAGCTGCTGGTGATTTCGCAAGACACCAGCGCCTACGGCGTCGACGTCAAGTTCCGCATGGGCTTCTGGAACGGCAAGCCGGTCAAGACCCACATGACGCAGCTGGTCACCGCGCTCGGCGAACTGGCCGCGCAATACGGCGCCTGGGTGCGCCTGCACTACGTTTATCCGTATCCGCACGTCGACCACATCATCCCGCTGATGGCCGAAGGCAAGGTGCTGCCATACCTGGACGTGCCGCTGCAGCACGCCCATCCCGATGTGCTGAAGCGCATGAAGCGCCCGGCCAGCGGCGAAAAGAATATCGAGCGGATCCAAGCCTGGCGCGCGATGTGCCCGGACCTCACTATCCGCTCCACCTTCATCGCCGGCTTCCCCGGCGAAACCGAGGCCGAATTCGAATACCTGCTGGATTTCCTGAAAGAGGCTGAAATCGACCGCCTCGGCTGTTTCGCCTATTCGCCGGTGGAAGGCGCCACCGCCAACGCCCTGGACAATCCGGTGCCGGAAGAATTGCGCGAAGAGCGCCGCGGCCGCGTGATGCAGCTGCAGGAAGAAATTTCCAAGAAACGCCTGCAAGCCAAGGTCGGCAAGACCATGCGCGTGCTGATCGATTCGGTCGACCGTAACGGCGGCGTCGGCCGTTCCAGCGCCGATGCGCCGGAAATCGACGGCGTGGTGTACGTCAAGCCGCCGTATGAACCGCACAAGAAACTGGTGGTCGGCGAATTTGTCGACGTCACCATCACCGCCTCCGACGCGCATGATCTGTGGGCTGCTGCATGA